From one Gloeocapsa sp. PCC 73106 genomic stretch:
- a CDS encoding pseudouridine synthase, with translation MSKSKNQYLLFYKPYGVLCQFTNPGIEAQRPTLKDYINIPDVYSVGRLDLDSEGLLLLTNNGAVKHRLGHRQFAHQRSYWVQVEGIPTAAALQQLTQGVLINRELTRPALVKLLTTAPPLPPRYPPIRDRRNIPTSWLELILTEGRNRQVRRMTAAVGYPTLRLVRFSINIGAMQLTLTGLDPGQWRYLTPQEQQAILQL, from the coding sequence ATTAGTAAGAGCAAGAACCAGTATTTACTCTTCTATAAACCCTACGGTGTTCTCTGTCAGTTTACCAATCCAGGGATCGAAGCACAACGTCCCACTCTTAAAGACTATATCAATATTCCTGACGTCTATTCCGTGGGTAGACTAGATCTTGATAGCGAAGGACTTTTATTACTCACTAACAATGGCGCCGTTAAACATCGCCTTGGTCATCGTCAATTCGCTCATCAGCGCAGCTATTGGGTACAAGTAGAGGGTATCCCTACAGCCGCCGCTTTACAACAATTGACCCAAGGAGTGCTAATCAACAGAGAACTTACCCGTCCGGCTTTAGTTAAACTCCTAACCACAGCACCACCTTTACCTCCTCGTTATCCCCCCATACGCGATCGCCGCAATATCCCTACCTCTTGGTTAGAATTAATCCTAACCGAAGGACGTAACCGTCAAGTTCGCAGAATGACCGCCGCAGTTGGTTACCCTACCCTGCGCTTAGTGCGCTTCTCTATTAATATCGGGGCGATGCAACTGACTCTAACAGGACTAGATCCCGGTCAGTGGCGCTATCTTACTCCCCAAGAACAACAGGCGATTTTGCAATTATAA
- a CDS encoding PEP-CTERM sorting domain-containing protein has translation MKKLLISALGLGAIVLAGGQANAAIIVLDNFNEGITDSDLGGPAPQSFTETVPAAGAVGGSRAVMHDVTLSDSPNRQSNLFINDDIDSFSLSNESNVNATAGASYGPGLGLELPPTPGQFRFDVPFFDAPADQPAEITLTVNGITATLPISNQVTPGGGSATIFFDAALFGNPTTLDSASFTVSGPVSFDVEIDQFDYEAIPEPMTILGTGLALTLLPGLKKAHNKKKAN, from the coding sequence ATGAAAAAACTATTAATTTCTGCTCTAGGTCTAGGCGCTATCGTCCTAGCTGGTGGTCAAGCTAACGCAGCTATCATCGTCCTCGATAACTTCAATGAGGGTATTACCGATAGTGATTTAGGTGGTCCTGCTCCCCAATCTTTCACTGAAACGGTTCCTGCGGCTGGTGCAGTCGGTGGTTCTCGCGCAGTTATGCACGATGTAACCCTAAGTGATAGTCCTAACCGTCAAAGTAATTTGTTCATTAACGATGACATTGACTCTTTTTCTCTAAGCAATGAATCTAATGTTAATGCTACTGCTGGAGCAAGCTACGGTCCTGGACTTGGTCTTGAGCTACCACCTACTCCTGGGCAATTTAGATTTGACGTTCCTTTCTTCGACGCGCCTGCAGACCAACCTGCAGAAATTACCTTAACAGTTAACGGTATCACTGCTACTCTTCCTATTTCCAATCAGGTTACCCCTGGTGGTGGATCTGCTACTATTTTCTTTGATGCAGCTCTTTTCGGTAACCCTACTACCTTAGATTCAGCTAGCTTCACAGTTTCTGGTCCTGTCAGTTTTGATGTTGAGATCGACCAATTCGACTACGAAGCTATTCCTGAACCTATGACTATTTTGGGTACTGGTTTAGCTCTCACTCTTCTACCTGGTTTGAAAAAAGCTCACAACAAGAAAAAAGCTAACTAG
- a CDS encoding type II toxin-antitoxin system VapC family toxin encodes MRLLLDTHSLLWALDGSLSKLSPSEVTVISDCNNIVCISTASLWELSIKLSIGKLTLPENFFTVITSIGYEILDIKIHHIIEYASFPLIHRDPFDRILIAQARCEGLILVSHDELIKSYDVQVL; translated from the coding sequence ATGAGACTTTTGCTTGATACTCACTCTTTATTGTGGGCTTTAGATGGCAGTTTGTCAAAGTTATCCCCAAGTGAAGTCACTGTAATTTCTGATTGTAATAATATTGTTTGTATTTCTACTGCATCTTTGTGGGAACTGTCAATTAAACTGAGTATTGGCAAACTGACTCTTCCTGAGAATTTTTTTACAGTTATTACATCAATAGGCTATGAAATTTTGGATATAAAAATACATCATATTATTGAGTATGCTAGTTTTCCCCTAATTCACCGGGATCCATTTGATAGAATTTTGATTGCACAAGCACGGTGCGAGGGACTGATACTAGTAAGTCATGATGAATTAATCAAAAGCTATGATGTACAGGTTTTATAA